A segment of the Streptococcus chenjunshii genome:
GGCTGAACCGCATAAAGCTTGGGATTTAGGAAAATTATAATGTCTCTTTTTACACAGGAACAAAAAGAATATTTCATGCACGAGGCCCTCAAGGAAGCTCAGATTTCACTCGCTAAAGAGGATATCCCAATCGGCTGCGTGATCGTCAAAGAGGATAAAATCATCGGCCGCGGCCATAATGCGAGGGAAGAGTTAAATCAGGCAGTGATGCATGCTGAAATTATGGCTATTAATGCGGCCAACCGCCATGAAGGTAATTGGCGGCTGCTGGACAGCACGCTTTTTGTCACAATCGAACCTTGTGTGATGTGCAGCGGTGCCATAGGTCTCGCTCGTATCCCGCATGTTGTCTATGGGGCTAAAAATCAGAAATTCGGTGCTGGCGGCAGCCTCTATGATGTTTTGCAGGATGAGCGTCTCAACCATCGTGTCAGTCTTGAAACCGGCATCTTAGCTGCCGAGTGTGCTCAAATCATGCAAGACTTTTTCAGACAGAGAAGATTGAAACGGTAAGCGGAAAAAGGTTCATCTTATCCGAATTTTTGGGACTTGGCAGACTTAGCAGAAGTATGATATAATAATTAGTGGAGCAACAGTCTTGCGTGAAGTGGGTCAGGGGAGGAATCCAGCAGCCCTAAGCGAGTTAGGCTGTGTGCTCTTTTTGCTTATATAAAACACCCCCTTTGAAATCAACTTTTCAAAGGGGTTTTTAGCTGGGTAAAATACAATGTTTGACTATTATTATGCGCTCAAACGCACCTGAACTCTCAGAAGTTGCTTTTTTTGATAAAATTTCTAATTGACCTGCAAGAAAGGACATTACTGTGTTCTTTTTTTAATTCCTATTTCCATGACACTCTCTTTTTGCGCTTATATCACCGGCATTTCACTCCTCATGATTGCAATAAGTGATACCTACTTTTTATATAAAAGGATAAAAACGTTAGGATAAAATCTCAATTATTTAAAAAAGCTGATGAGGAGATTGATAAGCGATAGTAGGACATTGATTGTCAGCAAGATGCTAAGTTGTTTTTCGTCTTTCATTGCTTTTCCCTTCCTTTTTTATAATTATTTTTTACGTTAAGTAAACTGTATAGCTAGTAATTTTTTAAATGGCTAAGTGAAATGAAGCAAGATTAAGCAAAGATACAGCCAACAGTAAGGAGAGCAGTTTAAAAAGCTTATTAAATCTTTTTTTGTTTTGACGGAAGAGCATATTAAGCGGAGAGTCCATGCTGCTTTTTGTGAAATTTAAAAACAAATAGTGTCAAATGCTATATATAGCAGTGTTTTTGACAAAAGCGTTTGTGAAAAAAATAATTTATAAAACATTTGACAAAACTGTTGACAAATGTCGAAAAAGGATTTACAATGTTTCATAACAAATGATAAATATATTGTCAAATGACAGAAGGAGGGGAGTTATGACATTATATGGTAAGCTGTTGGAGCGTGAAGCACAGCATAATCCTATTAAAGTTGGGGTTATCGGTGCCGGACAGATGGGAACTGGGATGGTTGCACAGATATCAACAATTCCCGGAATGGAAGTCCGGGGGATCAGCGATATTCGGCTGGAAAATGCTCAGAAAGCGGCACAAGCCTACAATGCTTCTGCTAATGAGGCGGTTGATATTTTAACAAGCACAGATTTCAAGGAAATTATTGATTCCGATGATGTGGAAGTTCTTGTTGATGCAACAGGAGTCCCTGAGGTTGGTGCGAAAATAGCTTTGGCGACTCTGATTGCTAAAAAACATTTAGTTTTGCTCAACGTTGAAGTAGATATTACCATCGGTCCTCTAATGAAAAAGATGTATGATGCTGCAGGGCTTGTCTACACAGGTTCAGACGGTGATGAGCCAGCTGCGACTGCTCAGCTTTATGAGTTTGCTAAGAGTATGGGAATGACTGTTCTGGTTGCTGGCAAAGGGAAAAACAATGCACTGAAAGTCAGTGCAAATCCGGATACAGCAGCTGAAGAGGCAGCCTCTAAGCGGATGAACGCTCATATGCTGGCTGCTTTTCAGGACGGCACTAAAACGATGGCAGAGATGAATCTTTTAGCCAATGCCATCGGTTTTGTCCCTGATGTAACGGGAATGCACGGCATTTCTGCTGATCTCCAGGAAACGGTTGCTAAACTGGATTTGCAAGATAAGGGCGGTGTTCTGAATCGTTACGGAGTTGTAGAGTATGTTGATGGGATTGCACCGGGAGTCTTTGTTATTGTAGAAGGGCAGAATGCCGGTGTTAAGCACGAAATGAACTATCTGATGAAGGTAGGTGACCGAGATCACCATATCTTGTACCGTCCTTATCATTTATGCAGTCTGGAAACACCGCTGACAGCAGCCCGTGCTGTATTAGAGCATGACCATGCAATTGTTCCTTTAGGTGCTCCTATAGCTGAAACAGTAGCAGTTGCTAAACGGGACATCAAGGCTGGTGAACGAATTGATGGTATCGGCGGTTACTGTGTGCGCGGTGTTATTGAAAAACACAGTGATACACGCAAACACAATCATATACCAATCGGTCTTGTAGGTGGTGCCTCTGTTGCTAAGCGTGATATTAAAGACGGTACTTTCCTAACTGATGATGATATCGCTGTTGATGAGACAACAACTGTTTATAAACTGCGTAAACTGCAGGATGAAACTTTCGGCTGATCCTTATTCCTAGTGGGATATTATCATCTGATTTTACAGAGCAGAACCGGATTATGGGAAAGAAGGAGGCGAGATGGCTAATTTAGCAATTATCCTGACTCTTATTATATTTTTACAGCTAATTTTCAGTCTCTATCAGCTGCAGTACTATCAGCGGTTTATGCGGCAGTTAATTGATAAGTATCAGGATAGGCCAAACTGTCGTCTTGTTTCAGAAATTATCAAAACAGGTTTGTCATCACATGTTCTTGTTGTGGTTTACGATGGTGAAAAAAGGATAACAGAAGCTTATTATTTAGATGGTATCATGATTTTTTCAAGGTTTAAGCCTTACGACGCTATTGTTGGACTGCCTTTAGATGAGCATTCGGTAGCAATTGCTGAAGCGGAAAAACAAACAGCTAAAACCAGAGCCCTAGCTAATCTGGTTGCCAAGTACAAATGATCGGAGATGAGGGAATGCAAGAATTTAAGATTGTTGAAATCGGAGAAATGGTTCCTGATTTTGCAGAAGAAATGCTTCTGGTACTGTTTGGCGAGTCCGCTCCGCCGGAATTGCGGGGGATTTCTGTCATCCATGATTATCAAGCAAAACAGAAAAATGTTCTCAAAGTGGGAACCCGTCTTGTTATGGGAAACCAGACATATACAGTGACAAAAGTCGGCAGTGCGGCCAATGCCAATTTTGAGGAATTAGGGCACATTGCTATTTATTTCCGAGAAGGAGACAGCGATATTCTGCCCGGTTCTATTATGGCCCGGCCTGTTGTTTTCCCAAAACTCAAAGCGGGCGAGTCAATCCAGATTATCAATGACTAGCAAATGTGGTATAATTCTCATATATACTGTATATAAGAAGGCATATGATGGATAATTATACTGAAAAAGATTATGTAAAAGTTGCAGTCATGTATTATGACGAAGGCATGACACAGGCTGAGATTGCTAAGAAAATCGGAGTTTCACGTTCCTTGGTGTCTAAAATGCTTATTGATGCCAGAGAAGCTAAGATTGTGGAAGTATTTATCAACAGTCCGTCAGTTTTTACCACAAAACTAGAGCGTGAATTGGAAGAGACCTATGGGCTGAAGGATGCCGTTGTGGTTGATACGGTAGGTCTGACAGCTGTGGAAGTCAAACGCAAAGTCAGCAGGTCTGCAGCTAAATACCTTGAAGCTTATCTTAAAAAACATCCGGAACTTAAGCGCTTGGGCATATCATGGGGAGAAACGCTGCGTCATGCAATCGATTATTTTCCTTATACCAATCATTCACAGCTCCATATTTATCCTTTGATTGGCGGTATGGGAAATGAGCACTTTTACCTGCATTCCAACCAGATTGTCCAGACGCTGGCCCAAAGAATGCGGGCTGAAGCTCACTATCTGTATGTTCCTGCCATGGTTTCCAGTGCAGCCTTGAAAAAGGAATTAGAACGGGATGCAACGATTTCTTCTGTCTTAAATGAAAGCAAGCAGGTGGATCTTGCCCTGCTGGGAATGGCTCCTCTGGAAGAAGGAAGTACAATGACTGTTACAGGCTATATTAAGTTAGAAGATATCAAGCGTTTTAAGTCTTTGGGGATTATCGGCGATATCAATTCGCAGTTTTTTGATGCCAAGGGTGCGTCTGCTTTGGAAGTAAACCAGCGTGTTATGGGGCTTAATTTAGAAGAGCTGCGCCAAATTCCGACAAGGCTTGTGCTGGCTTACGGTGAAAAAAAAGCCGGAGCGGTTCGGGTCGGTTTGGAACATCACATGCTGGATATCCTTATTACAACAGATGCAACAGCACAGGCTATATTGGCGCATGCTTGACTATCGTTGCTGAAAGGTTTATGAAATGGGGCTGAGAAAAACTCAGCCCCATTCTTTAAAAAAGCATTGCAAGCGCTTACCTTAAGGTGAGCGGGAAAGAGAGTAAGAAATGAAATATATTGAATGGTTTGGCGAGAATTTTATTGGAATATTTCAGGCAGGCGGAGAACAGTTTGTCAGCTATCTGACCGGCATTATTCCTTTGTTAGTAGCTCTGCTGACATTTACGAATGCGCTTATTGCGCTCATTGGCCGTGAACGTGTCAATACATTTATGAGGGCCAGTGCTAAATATACGGTACTGCGTTACAGTCTGATGCCTCTGCTGGCTGTCTTGATTTTGACAAACCCTATGGCTTATACATTTGGACAGTTCCTGAAAGAAGAAGAAAAGCCGGCCTTTTATGATGCAACTGTCAGCATGGTACATCCCGTGACCGGTTTATTTCCTTATGCTAATGCAGGAGAACTGTTTGTTTTTCTTGGAATTGCCAACGGTGTCGTTGAATCCGGGCATTCTCAGGGGAGCCTCGCTGTACGGTATTTCCTTGCCGGCTTAGTTGTGATTCTTCTGAGAGGCATTGCCACCGAACGGATGACGAAATTCTTAATGAAGCGCACAGCCTAGAAAAAATAAGTTAGAGAGGAACAGAAGATGACAGCACTTAAAACAGTATTTGTCAAACGCGGCGAAAATGGCTGGGGAAAGGGTTTACTGATCCAGCCGACTCCTGAAAAAAATAAAATCGTTTCTGTAACAGGCGGCGGTATCCATCCAGTGGCCCAGCGCGTGGCAGAACTAACGGGAGGCGAGGTTATAGACGGTTTTAAAAATACAGTACCTGATGAAGAAATTGCAGCTGCGGTGATTGACTGCGGAGGAACCGCCCGTATCGGTGTCTATCCTATGAAGAATATTTTAACTCTTGATATTCTGCCGTCCTCGCCATCAGGCCCTTTATCCAAACATATTACCGAAGAAAATTTTGTATCCGGAGTCACCCCTGACTGTGTGGAATTGAGGGAGGAAGCTGCAGCTGAAAGTGTTTCTGCCGAAGACTCTCAAGCAGCAGCTGAAGAGAGCTTTCAAGAGAAATATGCTGCCAGCAAGGAAAAGCATGAAGCGGATCAGGCTGCAAGCGATAGTTTTATTGTCCGTTTTTCCCGCGGCATTGGTAATGTAATGGGAATCTTTTATCAAGCGGGCCGTGATACCGTAGATATGCTGATAAAAAATATTATCCCTTTCATGGCTTTTATGAGTACCATTATCGGTATTATCAATTATACAGGGGTAGGTAATATTATTGCCAATCTGCTGGAGCCTTTATCAGGATCTATCCTTGGTTTTATCCTGATAGCTTTTATCTGCAGTATTCCGTTTATTTCTCCAGTACTGGGACCGGGGGCCGTCATTGCTCAGGTTATCGGGGTGCTGATTGGCACTCAGATTGCTCAAGGGACGATTCCTGTGACCTATGCCCTGCCGGCTCTCTTTGCCATTAATGCTCAGGTCGGCTGCGACTTTATTCCTGTCGGCCTGTCTTTAGGGGAAGCCAAACCGGAAACCGTTTCGGTCGGAGTTCCGGCCATCTTATACAGCCGTGTGGTAACAGGAGCCTTGGCTGTTGTTGTCGGCTGGATATTCAGTATCGGTATGTATTAGATTTTAACAATGCTCATTTTTGAGCTGGAAAGGAAAGCACAATGAAAGTAGATTCAAAGCTATTGTATGATGCAGCCAAACAGGGACAGTTTGCCATTCCTCATGCCAATTTTATTGATTTTCACTCGGCAAGAGCCTATGTCGCAGCAGCAGAAAAACGCCAGCTCCCCTTTCTCTTGGCCTATGCCCAGTCGCACAGTTCAATCATAACTTTAGAAGAAGCAGCTGCCATCGGCAACTATTTTGCTGAGGCCGCCTCTGTTCCGGTCGTACTGCACTTGGATCATGGGGAAGATACAGCGTTTATCGAGCGGGCGATTGAATTGGGATTTACCTCTGTCATGATTGATGCTTCGCAAAAATCTTTTGCAGAAAATACAGCGATTACCCAGCAGGTGGTTGATTATGCTCATGATCGGGGAGTTGTTGTCGAAGCGGAGCTGGGACATGTCGGGGCCAATGAGACATCTGAAGCAGCAGAACTGACAGGTTCCGTCTATACAGAGGTAGATAAAGTACAGGAATTTGTTGCAGCAACTCATGTGGATTCTTTGGCGGTGTCTATAGGGACAGCCCACGGTGTTTATAAAGGCAGTCCCAAGATTAATTTTGAACGGCTGCATGAAATCGCTGCTTTAACCGATGTACCGCTTGTTCTGCACGGCGGATCCTCGTCAGGAGATGAAAATCTCGGCCGCTGTGCCAGAGAAGGGATCACTAAGATAAATATCTATACGGATTTTATAGTCGGAGCTTACCAAGCGATAGTAAAAGAACAGCCGAAAGATTATATCAGCTTGCAGCAGACAGCTGAAGAAGCTATGGCTGCAGTGCTGGATCATTATTTTGACGTTTTCGGCACACAAAAAGTTTAGGAGAAAAAATCATGGGTAAAAGAAGCGTTCAAGCACCGTTTTTTATGTTTAATCCAAAGTCTTACTTATATGGAGAAGACTTGGCTGCTATGGCTCAAACTGCAGAAAAAGCCGCTGCAGCTCGTCCGGAAGTCACCGTTTTTATCACTTGTCCTTTTGCTGATCTTGCCCGGACAGCAAGCCTGACAGATAAAGTCATTGTATCAGCGCAGCATATTGATGGCATTAGTCCTGGACGCGGTATGGGCCATGTTTTGCCTGAAGCTGTCAAAGCCGCTGGGGCAGAGGCAACATTTTTGAATCATGCCGAGCGGCCGCTGACCTTTGAAGAGATTATAAAGGCTATGGAACGGGCGGACGAGTTAGATATGCTGACGATTGTCTGTGCCAATTCGCTTAAGGAAGCGCGGGCCATTGCGACGCTGGAGCCGGATATTATTCTGTGCGAGCCAACAGAATTGATTGGGACCGGCAATACCAGTGATGTTTCTTATATTGCGGCTACCAATGATGCCATTAAGGCAGTTTCGCCTAAAACGCTGATTATGCAGGCAGCAGGAATCTCGAGTGCTCAAGATGTTTTTGATGTGATTAAACTGGGAGCTGACGGGACCGGCTGCACCAGCGGTATTACAGAAGCGCTTGATCCTAAGCAGATGCTGGCTGATATGGTGGCTGCAGCTGACGAGGCTGGCCATTCAGAAAGGAGCAGTTAATGAAATGTTATAAAACAAAGTTTTCGGTGGACACACAAGCTGGCAAGGCCACTTATGTCAATATTACAGAAAAACTTCGTGATATTATCGCAAAAAGCGGCATTCAAAACGGCCTGCTGGCCATGATTTCTCCCCATACGACCTGTGCGGTCTTTTTTGAAGAATTCGCACACGATTATACTACAGACGGTGATGAATCGCTGCAGGCTGATTTAAACACTGTTCTGGCAAAGATTATTCCGGATCATACGGGGAGCGACAGTTACATCTATCCCGGGGAGGCGCATTATCAGGCCGTTGAATCCTGGCCTGATGCTGCAGCTTATCTTCCCGGCGGTGACCGGACATCTTTATGGAATGGTGATGCCCACCTTAAAGCGACCTTGATCGGCTCCAGTCAGCTAGTTGATGTAAGTGACGGTGATTTGGGTGTTGGCAGTACAGGCTATTTTTACTTTGTTGACTATGACAAAACACGCGCCCGTACACGAACCTGCCAAGTGACAGTATTTGGGGAATAAGAGACAGACGCCGTTCTGTCTTCTCTGTTTTTAGCAGAAACCGAAAAGTCTGGGAATGTTTATTCTCGGACTTTTCTTCTGAAAGCTATAGAAAAATTCTCATATTTGCGAATTTTCGCAAATGGAAAATGGAGCTGGTATACTTTATAATAGATTATTTATGAAAAAGTTAAGTTATTTGTAAATAACTCATCGGCTGCTGGCTGCGCTTCTTTTATTAATGCCGATTAAAGAGGAGCTTCTGCTGGTTTTTACTGTTTAAACTAAAAATGGTATACTGATAAGAAAAAATGTTGGGTTAAGAGTGAAGGAGCCTTCATGAAGACAAAAGAAATTATAGGAGCGAACATCAGAACCGAGCGGGAAAGGCAAGGGTTATCCCGTGAGCAGGTTTGCGGGCTAGAGTCAGAACTGACTGTCAGACAGCTGATGCGTATCGAGCTGGGGCAGTCCCTGCCGACGATTGTTAAACTGGAATATTTGGCAGATAGGCTAAAGGTTGATATGGCCAGTCTGTTGGGAGAACAAAGCTTGGAGATTCCACAGGCCTATTTTGAGCAAAAATATAAGCTGATAAAATTTCCCTCCTATGGTGACGCTGAGCGTTTAGCCCAAAAAACGCAGCTGTTGGAAGATATTTACAATCAATATTTTGACTATCTGCCGGAAGAAGAACTCTTTACTTTAGATTTACTTGAAAATTTTTTGGATTATATTACAGTTGGGAAGCCGGAATCAGTTGAGCTTATTTATGAGGATTTTTTTAAACAGCTTCTGTTAAAAGAAACTTATTCCTTAAATGATATCTTACTTGCTAG
Coding sequences within it:
- the tadA gene encoding tRNA adenosine(34) deaminase TadA, giving the protein MSLFTQEQKEYFMHEALKEAQISLAKEDIPIGCVIVKEDKIIGRGHNAREELNQAVMHAEIMAINAANRHEGNWRLLDSTLFVTIEPCVMCSGAIGLARIPHVVYGAKNQKFGAGGSLYDVLQDERLNHRVSLETGILAAECAQIMQDFFRQRRLKR
- a CDS encoding NAD(P)H-dependent oxidoreductase, producing the protein MTLYGKLLEREAQHNPIKVGVIGAGQMGTGMVAQISTIPGMEVRGISDIRLENAQKAAQAYNASANEAVDILTSTDFKEIIDSDDVEVLVDATGVPEVGAKIALATLIAKKHLVLLNVEVDITIGPLMKKMYDAAGLVYTGSDGDEPAATAQLYEFAKSMGMTVLVAGKGKNNALKVSANPDTAAEEAASKRMNAHMLAAFQDGTKTMAEMNLLANAIGFVPDVTGMHGISADLQETVAKLDLQDKGGVLNRYGVVEYVDGIAPGVFVIVEGQNAGVKHEMNYLMKVGDRDHHILYRPYHLCSLETPLTAARAVLEHDHAIVPLGAPIAETVAVAKRDIKAGERIDGIGGYCVRGVIEKHSDTRKHNHIPIGLVGGASVAKRDIKDGTFLTDDDIAVDETTTVYKLRKLQDETFG
- a CDS encoding transcriptional regulator GutM, with translation MANLAIILTLIIFLQLIFSLYQLQYYQRFMRQLIDKYQDRPNCRLVSEIIKTGLSSHVLVVVYDGEKRITEAYYLDGIMIFSRFKPYDAIVGLPLDEHSVAIAEAEKQTAKTRALANLVAKYK
- a CDS encoding PTS glucitol/sorbitol transporter subunit IIA is translated as MQEFKIVEIGEMVPDFAEEMLLVLFGESAPPELRGISVIHDYQAKQKNVLKVGTRLVMGNQTYTVTKVGSAANANFEELGHIAIYFREGDSDILPGSIMARPVVFPKLKAGESIQIIND
- a CDS encoding sugar-binding transcriptional regulator, with protein sequence MMDNYTEKDYVKVAVMYYDEGMTQAEIAKKIGVSRSLVSKMLIDAREAKIVEVFINSPSVFTTKLERELEETYGLKDAVVVDTVGLTAVEVKRKVSRSAAKYLEAYLKKHPELKRLGISWGETLRHAIDYFPYTNHSQLHIYPLIGGMGNEHFYLHSNQIVQTLAQRMRAEAHYLYVPAMVSSAALKKELERDATISSVLNESKQVDLALLGMAPLEEGSTMTVTGYIKLEDIKRFKSLGIIGDINSQFFDAKGASALEVNQRVMGLNLEELRQIPTRLVLAYGEKKAGAVRVGLEHHMLDILITTDATAQAILAHA
- the srlA gene encoding PTS glucitol/sorbitol transporter subunit IIC, giving the protein MKYIEWFGENFIGIFQAGGEQFVSYLTGIIPLLVALLTFTNALIALIGRERVNTFMRASAKYTVLRYSLMPLLAVLILTNPMAYTFGQFLKEEEKPAFYDATVSMVHPVTGLFPYANAGELFVFLGIANGVVESGHSQGSLAVRYFLAGLVVILLRGIATERMTKFLMKRTA
- the srlE gene encoding PTS glucitol/sorbitol transporter subunit IIB; the protein is MTALKTVFVKRGENGWGKGLLIQPTPEKNKIVSVTGGGIHPVAQRVAELTGGEVIDGFKNTVPDEEIAAAVIDCGGTARIGVYPMKNILTLDILPSSPSGPLSKHITEENFVSGVTPDCVELREEAAAESVSAEDSQAAAEESFQEKYAASKEKHEADQAASDSFIVRFSRGIGNVMGIFYQAGRDTVDMLIKNIIPFMAFMSTIIGIINYTGVGNIIANLLEPLSGSILGFILIAFICSIPFISPVLGPGAVIAQVIGVLIGTQIAQGTIPVTYALPALFAINAQVGCDFIPVGLSLGEAKPETVSVGVPAILYSRVVTGALAVVVGWIFSIGMY
- a CDS encoding class II fructose-bisphosphate aldolase, with amino-acid sequence MKVDSKLLYDAAKQGQFAIPHANFIDFHSARAYVAAAEKRQLPFLLAYAQSHSSIITLEEAAAIGNYFAEAASVPVVLHLDHGEDTAFIERAIELGFTSVMIDASQKSFAENTAITQQVVDYAHDRGVVVEAELGHVGANETSEAAELTGSVYTEVDKVQEFVAATHVDSLAVSIGTAHGVYKGSPKINFERLHEIAALTDVPLVLHGGSSSGDENLGRCAREGITKINIYTDFIVGAYQAIVKEQPKDYISLQQTAEEAMAAVLDHYFDVFGTQKV
- a CDS encoding triose-phosphate isomerase, whose protein sequence is MGKRSVQAPFFMFNPKSYLYGEDLAAMAQTAEKAAAARPEVTVFITCPFADLARTASLTDKVIVSAQHIDGISPGRGMGHVLPEAVKAAGAEATFLNHAERPLTFEEIIKAMERADELDMLTIVCANSLKEARAIATLEPDIILCEPTELIGTGNTSDVSYIAATNDAIKAVSPKTLIMQAAGISSAQDVFDVIKLGADGTGCTSGITEALDPKQMLADMVAAADEAGHSERSS
- a CDS encoding YjbQ family protein — its product is MKCYKTKFSVDTQAGKATYVNITEKLRDIIAKSGIQNGLLAMISPHTTCAVFFEEFAHDYTTDGDESLQADLNTVLAKIIPDHTGSDSYIYPGEAHYQAVESWPDAAAYLPGGDRTSLWNGDAHLKATLIGSSQLVDVSDGDLGVGSTGYFYFVDYDKTRARTRTCQVTVFGE
- a CDS encoding helix-turn-helix domain-containing protein produces the protein MKTKEIIGANIRTERERQGLSREQVCGLESELTVRQLMRIELGQSLPTIVKLEYLADRLKVDMASLLGEQSLEIPQAYFEQKYKLIKFPSYGDAERLAQKTQLLEDIYNQYFDYLPEEELFTLDLLENFLDYITVGKPESVELIYEDFFKQLLLKETYSLNDILLARHYLTQCQDYAYDRETVLLIVDRLLKQRTGSNDYYNLALLGALFALAGVYVVSADYSDMKPALDKMDDVVNQTMQHVYKPGLLMFEAKYHLYQRHNFQKAKSCYDLALTLAENFGDTVLIDNLKKEKAKDLQEKEE